Proteins encoded in a region of the Panicum hallii strain FIL2 chromosome 3, PHallii_v3.1, whole genome shotgun sequence genome:
- the LOC112886203 gene encoding ATP synthase subunit beta, mitochondrial, whose amino-acid sequence MASRRVVSSLLRSASRIRAASPAAPRPRAPPHRPSPAGYLFNRAAQYASSAAAQAAPATPPPATGKTGGGKITDEFTGAGAIGQVCQVIGAVVDVRFDEGLPPILTALEVLDNNIRLVLEVAQHLGENMVRTIAMDGTEGLVRGQRVLNTGSPITVPVGRATLGRIMNVIGEPIDERGDITTNHFLPIHREAPAFVEQATEQQILVTGIKVVDLLAPYQRGGKIGLFGGAGVGKTVLIMELINNVAKAHGGFSVFAGVGERTREGNDLYREMIESGVIKLGDKQSESKCALVYGQMNEPPGARARVGLTGLTVAEHFRDAEGQDVLLFIDNIFRFTQANSEVSALLGRIPSAVGYQPTLATDLGGLQERITTTKKGSITSVQAIYVPADDLTDPAPATTFAHLDATTVLSRQISELGIYPAVDPLDSTSRMLSPHVLGEDHYNTARGVQKVLQNYKNLQDIIAILGMDELSEDDKLTVARARKIQRFLSQPFHVAEVFTGAPGKYVELKESVKSFQGVLDGKYDDLPEQSFYMVGGIEEVIAKAEKIAKESAS is encoded by the exons ATGGCGTCCCGCCGGGtcgtctcctccctcctccgctcCGCCTCCCGCATCCGGGCGGcctcgcccgccgcgccgcgcccgcgcgcgccgccgcaccgcccgtcCCCGGCCGGGTACCTCTTCAACCGCGCCGCCCAATACGCCTCGTCCGCCGCGGCCCAGGCGGCGCCcgccaccccgccgccggccaccgggAAGACCGGGGGAGGCAAGATCACCGATGAGttcaccggcgccggcgccatcGGGCAGGTGTGCCAGGTCATCGGCGCCGTCGTCGATGTGCGCTTCGATGAGGGGCTCCCGCCCATCCTCACCGCGCTAGAGGTGCTCGACAACAACATCCGCCTCGTGCTCGAGGTGGCGCAGCACCTTGGCGAGAACATGGTGCGCACCATCGCTATGGACGGGACTGAGGGGCTCGTCCGCGGCCAGCGCGTCCTCAACACCGGCTCCCCCATCACC GTGCCTGTTGGCAGGGCTACACTTGGACGCATTATGAATGTTATTggtgagccgattgatgagaGGGGTGACATAA CGACAAACCACTTCCTCCCTATCCATCGCGAAGCCCCTGCTTTTGTTGAGCAAGCCACTGAGCAGCAAATTCTTGTTACTGGAATTAAG GTTGTGGATCTTCTTGCACCCTACCAAAGGGGAGGAAAGATTGGTCTTTTTGGTGGTGCAGGTGTTGGTAAAACTGTCCTTATTATGGAGTTGATCAACAATGTCGCTAAGGCCCATG GTGGTTTCTCTGTGTTTGCTGGTGTTGGAGAACGTACCCGTGAAGGTAATGACCTGTACAGGGAAATGATTGAAAGTGGTGTCATTAAGCTAGGTGACAAGCAG AGTGAAAGCAAGTGTGCTCTTGTCTATGGGCAAATGAATGAGCCCCCGGGTGCTCGTGCTCGTGTTGGGCTGACTGGTTTGACTGTTGCTGAGCATTTCCGTGATGCTGAAGGACAAGATGTGCTTCTGTTTATTGACAATATTTTCCGCTTCACTCAG GCAAACTCTGAGGTGTCTGCTCTCCTTGGACGTATTCCCTCCGCTGTGGGGTACCAGCCAACCCTTGCAACTGATCTTGGAGGACTGCAAGAGCGAATTACGACAACAAAGAAGGGTTCTATTACTTCTGTCCAGGCTATCTATGTGCCTGCTGATGATTTGACAGATCCTGCTCCTGCTACTACCTTTGCCCATCTTGATGCCACAACTGTGTTGTCACGACAG ATCTCTGAGCTTGGTATCTATCCTGCTGTCGACCCACTGGATTCCACATCCAGAATGCTTTCTCCCCATGTGCTGGGTGAGGATCACTACAACACTGCTCGTGGTGTTCAGAAGGTTCTTCAGAACTACAAAAATCTTCAGGATATTATTGCCATTTTGGGTATGGATGAGCTCAGTGAAGATGACAAGCTGACAGTCGCACGTGCGAGGAAGATTCAACGTTTCCTGAGCCAGCCTTTCCATGTTGCTGAAGTTTTCACGGGTGCTCCTGGGAAGTATGTGGAGCTCAAGGAGAGTGTTAAGAGTTTCCAG GGTGTTTTGGATGGTAAGTACGATGACCTTCCTGAGCAGTCATTCTACATGGTTGGAGGCATCGAGGAAGTCATTGCTAAGGCCGAGAAAATTGCCAAGGAGTCTGCTTCATAA
- the LOC112885955 gene encoding uncharacterized protein LOC112885955 — MGNYMSCTLAKAPGGRCARVILPDGSVRQVALPATAAELMMDAPGHFLVDARAAAVGARLAALPADEELELGGAYATFPMKRLGTPLAAADAARLAAAATREARRSSAKVSDDPPPAEVAAAAEEKAPRLRLEDMEVDDAAAAEVGALKHRLGNARARRPTLETIQEENYLSSRA; from the coding sequence ATGGGCAACTACATGTCGTGCACGCTGGCGAAGGCGCCGGGCGGGAGGTGCGCGAGGGTGATCCTCCCCGACGGCAGCGTCAGGCAGGTGGCGCtcccggcgacggcggccgAGCTGATGATGGACGCGCCGGGGCACTTCCTCGTCGACGCGCGCGCCGCGGCCGTCGGGGCGCGCCTGGCCGCGCTGCCGGCCGACGAGGAGctcgagctcggcggcgcgtaCGCCACGTTCCCGATGAAGCGCCTGGGCACgcccctggcggcggcggacgcggcGCGCCTGGCCGCCGCGGCCACCAGGGAGGCGCGGCGGTCGTCCGCCAAGGTGTCGGACGACCCGCCGCCCGCCGAGGTggccgcggccgcggaggaGAAGGCGCCGAGGCTGCGGCTGGAGGACATGGAGGTGGAcgacgcggcggccgcggaggtCGGCGCGCTCAAGCACCGGCTCGGCAATGCGCGGGCCAGGAGGCCGACGCTGGAGACCATACAGGAGGAGAATTACCTGTCGTCGAGAGCCTAA
- the LOC112885216 gene encoding gallate 1-beta-glucosyltransferase-like, with protein MPSSQPPPHVLLVSFPLQGHVNPLLRLGARLAARGLLVTFTTFRHAGLRDPRDDGGACVVAGRLRFEYLRRSPEDDDPGRYQDPSDMLRHVADEGPAALAGLIRRQARAGRPVACVVNNPFVPWAHDVAGGMGIPCAMLWIQSCAVLSLYRHFYSSPEAFPSEADPDAPVAVPGLPAVAADELPLMVRPEYARNLWGDMLRAQLGGVGKTVSWVLVNTFYGLERSAIEALRPHTPVAPVGPLLEHDHHYGDDDDPAAADDDDDGCVAWLDAQPPRSVVYVAFGSLVNIGRGEMLAVAEGLAGAGRPFLWVVRDDSRELLPEGALAACSGRGKIVAWCPQGRVLGHGAVGCFVTHCGWNSVAEALAAGVPMVGYPWWSDQFTNAKLLVEEYKVGVRLPTPATRDALRGCVDEVMSGPQAAAFRMRAMAWKEEATASVADGGSSDRNLQAFVEDIRRCHEKRSEGKTFCL; from the coding sequence ATGCCGTCGTCGCAACCGCCTCCTCACGTCCTCCTCGTGTCCTTCCCTCTCCAGGGCCACGTCAACCCGCTCCTCCGCCTCGgcgcccgcctcgccgccagggGCCTCCTCGTCACCTTCACCACGTTCCGCCACGCCGGCCTCCGCGACCCgcgcgacgacggcggcgcgtGCGTCGTCGCCGGGCGGCTCCGGTTCGAGTACCTGCGGCGATCGCCGGAGGACGACGACCCGGGCCGCTACCAGGACCCCAGCGACATGCTGCGCCACGTCGCGGACGAGGGCCCCGCGGCGCTGGCCGGCCTCATCCGGCGCCAGGCCCGCGCGGGGCGGCCCGTGGCGTGCGTCGTGAACAACCCCTTCGTGCCGTGGGCGCACGACGTGGCCGGGGGCATGGGCATCCCGTGCGCGATGCTGTGGATCCAGTCCTGCGCCGTGCTCTCGCTGTACCGCCACTTCTACAGCTCCCCCGAGGCCTTCCCCTCCGAGGCCGACCCGGACGCGCCGGTCGCGGTGCCGGGCCTGCCGGCGGTGGCCGCCGACGAGCTGCCGCTCATGGTTCGCCCCGAGTACGCGCGGAACCTGTGGGGCGACATGCTCAGGGCGCAGCTCGGAGGGGTCGGGAAGACGGTGTCCTGGGTGCTGGTCAACACCTTCTACGGGCTCGAGCGGTCGGCCATCGAGGCGCTTCGCCCCCACACGCCGGTGGCGCCCGTCGGTCCGCTCCTGGAGCACGACCACCActacggcgacgacgacgatccTGCGGCGgcagatgacgacgacgacggctgCGTGGCGTGGCTGGACGCGCAGCCGCCCCGCTCCGTGGTGTACGTGGCGTTCGGCAGCCTCGTGAACATCGGCCGCGGCGAGATGCTGGCCGTGGCGGAGGGCCTGGCCGGCGCCGGCAGGCCCTTCCTGTGGGTGGTGCGCGACGACAGCCGCGAGCTCCTCCCGGAGGGCGCGCTCGCGGCCTGCAGCGGCAGGGGCAAGATCGTGGCGTGGTGTCCGCAGGGGCGCGTGCTCGGACACGGCGCCGTCGGGTGCTTCGTCACGCACTGCGGGTGGAACTCGGTCGCGGAGGCGCTCGCCGCGGGCGTGCCCATGGTCGGGTACCCGTGGTGGTCCGACCAGTTCACCAACGCCAAGCTGCTGGTGGAGGAGTACAAGGTCGGCGTCCGGCTGCCCACGCCGGCGACGCGGGACGCCCTCCGTGGGTGCGTCGACGAGGTGATGAGCGGGCCAcaggcggcggcgttccggatGAGAGCGATGGCGTGGAAGGAGGAAGCGACAGCGTCCGTTGCCGATGGCGGGTCCTCGGACCGGAACCTGCAGGCTTTTGTTGAAGATATCCGTCGGTGTCATGAGAAAAGATCTGAAGGCAAAACATTTTGTCTGTAA
- the LOC112885217 gene encoding uncharacterized protein LOC112885217, which produces MPQQSPPPPVVSSPPPPLPSPSPVPVPPSPSSDVVYCKNTTAYPTCTAPATCPKRCKQSCHMDCETCKPICDCNMPGAVCEDPRFIGGDGNTFYFHGRRGRDFCLLSDADLHINAHFIGSHVPGARRDPSWVQAIAVQFSGHRLYVGARRTAAWDDEADRLAIVFDGAPVEVQGVANARWEAPSSPLSVTRTKAANGVVVELARVFKITANAVPITEEDSRVHNYGLRDGDCLAHLDLAFRFYSLTDDVHGVLGQTYRSSYVNRLDVSARMPVMGGERDFAASGLFATDCPVARFAHGRGVDALAVASDELAGVKCSTGLHGVGVVCKK; this is translated from the exons ATGCCTCAGCAGTCACCGCCTCCGCCGGTCGTCTCgtccccaccaccaccactgccTTCTCCGTCACCCGTGCCGGTGCCGCCTTCACCCAGCAGCGACGTGGTCTACTGCAAGAACACCACGGCGTACCCCACCTGCACCGCGCCGGCGACCTGCCCCAAGAGGTGCAAGCAGTCGTGCCACATGGACTGCGAGACCTGCAAACCCATCTGCG ATTGCAACATGCCAGGGGCGGTGTGCGAGGACCCGCGCTTcatcggcggcgacggcaacaCGTTCTACTTCCACGGGCGCAGGGGCCGGGACTTCTGCCTCCTCTCCGACGCCGACCTCCACATCAACGCCCACTTCATCGGCAGCCACGTCCCGGGCGCCAGGAGAGACCCGAGCTGGGTGCAGGCCATCGCCGTCCAGTTCTCGGGCCACCGCCTCTACGTTGGGGCGCGCAGGACCGCCGCCTGGGACGACGAGGCCGACCGCCTCGCGATCGTCTTCGACGGCGCGCCCGTCGAGGTCCAGGGCGTCGCGAACGCCAGGTGGGAGGCGCCGTCGTCGCCCCTGTCGGTGACGCGGACCAAGGCCGCCAACGGCGTCGTGGTGGAGCTCGCCAGGGTGTTCAAGATCACGGCGAACGCGGTGCCCATcaccgaggaggactcgaggGTCCACAACTACGGGCTCCGCGATGGCGACTGCCTCGCGCACCTGGACCTGGCGTTCAGGTTCTATTCGCTCACCGACGACGTGCACGGCGTGCTGGGGCAGACCTACCGGAGCAGCTACGTGAACCGGCTCGACGTGTCCGCCAGGATGCCCGTCATGGGAGGCGAGAGGGACTTCGCCGCGTCCGGCCTGTTCGCCACCGACTGCCCCGTCGCCCGGTTCGCGCACGGCCGCGGTGTCGATGCGCTCGCCGTTGCCTCGGACGAGCTCGCCGGAGTCAAGTGCTCCACCGGCCTCCACGGCGTTGGAGTGGTGTGCAAGAAGTAG
- the LOC112885953 gene encoding sulfhydryl oxidase 1-like isoform X1, with amino-acid sequence MAATTAAAAARLLIVLAAFLGAAPRGADALRSLGVGGAGAAGGAHGDAAVDLDATNFTAFLQASPESFAVVEFFAHWCPACRNYKPHYEKVAKLFNGPDAAHPGIIVMARVDCALKVNLDLCNKFSVDQYPFLVWGPPAKFDSPQWKPKQENSELELIDDRRTAERLLKWINKKMRSSFSLDDKRYENESALPKNASDPEQIVRAIYDVEEATAHAWQIILENKMIKPETRDSLIRFLQILVSHHPSKRCRRGSADLLINFDDHWHTNLSLNSQESSTLLTSVAGDNICGKGVPRGYWMFCRGSKKETRGFSCGLWVLLHSLTVRIGDGESQSTFTSICDFIHNFFICEECRKHFYEMCSSVSVPFKSARDLTLWLWRAHNKVNERLMKEEKDLDTADPSFPKVIWPPKQLCPSCCRSSSRTADGAMQVEWDEDEVFHFLVDYYGKKLVSSYRETSMDSHLLVTKQVGSISDDSSAASAATVPIGAALGVAVASCTFGALACFWRTQQKNRKYYHLRSLKKI; translated from the exons ATGGCcgccacgacggcggcggcggcggcccgcctCCTCATCGTCCTCGCCGCCTTCCTCGGCGCGGCGCCGCGCGGGGCGGACGCGCTCCGGTCGCTCGGCgtcgggggcgcgggcgcggccggcggcgcccaCGGCGACGCGGCCGTGGACCTCGACGCCACCAACTTCACCGCCTTCCTCCAGGCCTCGCCGGAGTCGTTCGCGGTCGTCGAGTTCTTCGCCCACTG GTGTCCAGCCTGCAGAAACTACAAG CCTCACTATGAAAAGGTCGCAAAACTTTTCAATGGTCCAGATGCTGCACATCCAGGGATTATTGTGATGGCACGGGTTGATTGCGCATTAAAG GTGAACTTGGATCTTTGCAATAAATTCTCTGTTGACCAGTATCCTTTCCTTGTATGGGGTCCGCCAGCAAAATTTGATTCCCCTCAGTGGAAACCGAAGCAAGAGAATAGTGAATTAGAATTAATTGATGATAGAAGAACAGCAGAGCGTTTACTTAAATGGATAAATAAGAAGATGAGAAG cTCTTTCAGTTTAGATGACAAAAGGTATGAGAATGAAAGTGCGCTCCCAAAAAATGCTTCAGATCCTGAACAG ATTGTCCGAGCAATTTATGATGTTGAGGAAGCAACAGCTCATGCATGGCAGATAATTTTGGAGAATAAG ATGATCAAACCAGAGACTCGTGACTCACTCATTAGGTTTTTACAAATTTTGGTGTCTCATCATCCATCCAAGAG GTGTCGAAGGGGATCTGCTGACCTACTTATTAACTTTGATGATCACTGGCATACAAACCTCTCATTAAATTCACAAGAGAGTTCGACATTGTTAACAAGTGTTGCAGGAGACAACATCTGTGGAAAGGGGGTGCCACGTGGATATTGG ATGTTCTGCCGTGGAAGTAAAAAGGAAACAAGAGGATTTAG CTGTGGTCTATGGGTTTTGCTGCATTCACTAACTGTTCGAATCGGAGATGGAGAGAGCCAATCAACATTTACATCAATTTGTGATTTCATCCACAATTTCTTCATCTGTGAGGAATGCCGCAAGCACTTCTACGAAATGTGTTCAAG TGTATCAGTCCCCTTCAAATCTGCCCGTGACCTCACCCTCTGGCTATGGAGAGCACATAACAAAGTAAATGAGAGGTTGATGAAGGAAGAAAAGGATTTAGACACGGCTGATCCTTCCTTTCCTAAGGTTATCTGGCCTCCAAAGCAGCTCTGCCCATCATGCTGCCGTTCTTCAAGTAGGACTGCTGATGGAGCCATGCAGGTTGAGTGGGATGAGGATGAAGTATTCCATTTCTTGGTTGACTACTATGGGAAGAAGCTTGTATCATCCTACAGGGAGACCTCCATGGATTCTCATCTTCTAGTAACGAAACAAGTAGGCTCAATTTCTGACGATTCTTCCGCAGCCAGTGCTGCAACAGTCCCAATCGGAGCCGCCCTGGGTGTCGCTGTTGCTAGCTGTACATTTGGGGCACTAGCTTGCTTCTGGAGGACCCAGCAGAAGAACAGAAAGTACTACCATTTACGTTCTTTAAAGAAAATTTGA
- the LOC112885953 gene encoding sulfhydryl oxidase 1-like isoform X2: protein MAATTAAAAARLLIVLAAFLGAAPRGADALRSLGVGGAGAAGGAHGDAAVDLDATNFTAFLQASPESFAVVEFFAHWCPACRNYKPHYEKVAKLFNGPDAAHPGIIVMARVDCALKVNLDLCNKFSVDQYPFLVWGPPAKFDSPQWKPKQENSELELIDDRRTAERLLKWINKKMRSSFSLDDKRYENESALPKNASDPEQIVRAIYDVEEATAHAWQIILENKMIKPETRDSLIRFLQILVSHHPSKRCRRGSADLLINFDDHWHTNLSLNSQESSTLLTSVAGDNICGKGVPRGYWMFCRGSKKETRGFSCGLWVLLHSLTVRIGDGESQSTFTSICDFIHNFFICEECRKHFYEMCSSVSVPFKSARDLTLWLWRAHNKVNERLMKEEKDLDTADPSFPKVIWPPKQLCPSCCRSSSRTADGAMQVEWDEDEVFHFLVDYYGKKLVSSYRETSMDSHLLVTKQVGSISDDSSAASAATVPIGAALGVAVASCTFGALACFWRTQQKNRKQRKNWN from the exons ATGGCcgccacgacggcggcggcggcggcccgcctCCTCATCGTCCTCGCCGCCTTCCTCGGCGCGGCGCCGCGCGGGGCGGACGCGCTCCGGTCGCTCGGCgtcgggggcgcgggcgcggccggcggcgcccaCGGCGACGCGGCCGTGGACCTCGACGCCACCAACTTCACCGCCTTCCTCCAGGCCTCGCCGGAGTCGTTCGCGGTCGTCGAGTTCTTCGCCCACTG GTGTCCAGCCTGCAGAAACTACAAG CCTCACTATGAAAAGGTCGCAAAACTTTTCAATGGTCCAGATGCTGCACATCCAGGGATTATTGTGATGGCACGGGTTGATTGCGCATTAAAG GTGAACTTGGATCTTTGCAATAAATTCTCTGTTGACCAGTATCCTTTCCTTGTATGGGGTCCGCCAGCAAAATTTGATTCCCCTCAGTGGAAACCGAAGCAAGAGAATAGTGAATTAGAATTAATTGATGATAGAAGAACAGCAGAGCGTTTACTTAAATGGATAAATAAGAAGATGAGAAG cTCTTTCAGTTTAGATGACAAAAGGTATGAGAATGAAAGTGCGCTCCCAAAAAATGCTTCAGATCCTGAACAG ATTGTCCGAGCAATTTATGATGTTGAGGAAGCAACAGCTCATGCATGGCAGATAATTTTGGAGAATAAG ATGATCAAACCAGAGACTCGTGACTCACTCATTAGGTTTTTACAAATTTTGGTGTCTCATCATCCATCCAAGAG GTGTCGAAGGGGATCTGCTGACCTACTTATTAACTTTGATGATCACTGGCATACAAACCTCTCATTAAATTCACAAGAGAGTTCGACATTGTTAACAAGTGTTGCAGGAGACAACATCTGTGGAAAGGGGGTGCCACGTGGATATTGG ATGTTCTGCCGTGGAAGTAAAAAGGAAACAAGAGGATTTAG CTGTGGTCTATGGGTTTTGCTGCATTCACTAACTGTTCGAATCGGAGATGGAGAGAGCCAATCAACATTTACATCAATTTGTGATTTCATCCACAATTTCTTCATCTGTGAGGAATGCCGCAAGCACTTCTACGAAATGTGTTCAAG TGTATCAGTCCCCTTCAAATCTGCCCGTGACCTCACCCTCTGGCTATGGAGAGCACATAACAAAGTAAATGAGAGGTTGATGAAGGAAGAAAAGGATTTAGACACGGCTGATCCTTCCTTTCCTAAGGTTATCTGGCCTCCAAAGCAGCTCTGCCCATCATGCTGCCGTTCTTCAAGTAGGACTGCTGATGGAGCCATGCAGGTTGAGTGGGATGAGGATGAAGTATTCCATTTCTTGGTTGACTACTATGGGAAGAAGCTTGTATCATCCTACAGGGAGACCTCCATGGATTCTCATCTTCTAGTAACGAAACAAGTAGGCTCAATTTCTGACGATTCTTCCGCAGCCAGTGCTGCAACAGTCCCAATCGGAGCCGCCCTGGGTGTCGCTGTTGCTAGCTGTACATTTGGGGCACTAGCTTGCTTCTGGAGGACCCAGCAGAAGAACAGAAA GCAAAGAAAGAACTGGAACTGA